From one Anopheles bellator chromosome 1, idAnoBellAS_SP24_06.2, whole genome shotgun sequence genomic stretch:
- the LOC131216385 gene encoding exosome complex component RRP41 has product MELLSDQGLRLDGRRANELRHIQCKLGVFSQPDGSAYVEQGNTKVLAAVYGPHQASSKKSNHEEAIVNCQYSMATFSTGERKKRPRGDRKSQEMTIHLKQALSAAIKTELYPRSQIDVYIEVLQADGGNYCASINAATLALIDAGVCLKEYVCACTASLANGNVPLVDVSHLEETSGGPTLTVASLPSSGKIAFMEMSQRFHLDHLPKVLETALRGCRDVQKVIDRAVREHVTHLGQAGGWGGVNK; this is encoded by the coding sequence ATGGAATTACTGTCCGATCAGGGGCTCCGGCTGGACGGGCGTCGTGCGAACGAGTTACGCCATATCCAGTGTAAATTGGGGGTATTCAGCCAACCGGATGGTAGCGCATACGTCGAACAGGGCAACACGAAAGTGCTGGCTGCGGTGTACGGCCCCCACCAGGCATCGTCGAAGAAGAGCAACCACGAGGAAGCCATCGTCAACTGCCAGTACAGTATGGCCACTTTCTCCACCGGTGAACGGAAGAAACGGCCTAGGGGGGACCGTAAATCACAGGAAATGACGATCCACCTGAAGCAAGCGTTGAGTGCGGCCATTAAAACGGAACTGTACCCACGGTCACAGATCGACGTTTACATAGAGGTATTGCAGGCCGATGGCGGAAACTACTGTGCGTCGATCAATGCGGCCACGCTGGCCCTCATTGATGCTGGTGTGTGCCTTAAGGAGTACGTGTGTGCCTGCACTGCATCGCTGGCAAATGGAAACGTGCCGCTGGTGGATGTGTCCCACCTGGAGGAAACCAGCGGAGGACCGACACTGACCGTCGCATCGTTGCCGAGCAGTGGCAAAATCGCTTTCATGGAAATGTCGCAACGGTTTCACCTGGACCATCTACCGAAGGTTCTCGAGACGGCACTGAGAGGCTGCCGCGATGTACAGAAGGTCATTGATCGCGCCGTCCGTGAACATGTTACACATTTGGGACAGGCCGGAGGTTGGGGCGGCGTAAATAAATAG
- the LOC131216326 gene encoding sorting nexin-14-like: MLFYHVKEVLLKFYQDEIARVIGAAVLLFSLVCTLYLSSVIGLTILLLFTNGCAAAVFVLNHKDTFGRYIQRVKDVLGIKDYDSGSRQECAVCGNERCPRHNRNVLQPEPWKGFLIERSLDEAIDKLFTHILDTFVRSWYNRVTPDEEFLYHLKVNFRDALCRLVLRAKEIDAPAVIMNRLLPTVFIHYEIIAKMMLVDRVPMDKLAKTFVIDEYPIHPAVLNRGAELNYLRGVAKVLIPRLFTGENSGCKIFFNLVKELLTFWVLLPIMDVIADPNLINLLIITATDKRHKDGLQNRPKDLPVNDPRCALVEILHDFIDRSARNVDYGVEAQSDPRESFWSDQNKLYYFMQFLIKEGSVELLRFYLDVDILNKELEDPHITTDPTKLSSLHQQSEKLLRMYQTMLQANPTGTEEEPTVNTLTEAHERVRLKLESKWSKQFSKTAEYFELVYGTREMAEHSDKRTGQDGSAVPGTRFGTKFREVIRGAVDGAPIEATEAPTVWDALNDVHAMPSNNIYSSVTQKLRKEKGQSLDVFMTTFMHSIEQSPDIGEDVAMEKTSAKKWTKVPGQSVVFGDLFELKKASKNTHTTTLLSHSVRGPSQCFVYILVKVLNAPFIIVRLALAFCCVSRKTVDMLINSLTAKLIRAGLKQNRLAFLINLLREYVFLRKQPEPTPATLLKRQQEARKRLEDLRGGLGNVADVLQSPVLNKHLMYCLFDILLAEMYPEFEDAASTSRD, from the exons atgcTGTTTTATCATGTGAAGGAAGTGCTGTTGAAGTTCTATCAAGATGAGATTGCCCGTGTTATCGGTGCCGCTGTGCTGCTGTTTTCGTTAGTCTGCACACTTTACCTAAG TTCCGTCATCGGTTTGACGATACTGCTGCTCTTCACCAATGGCTGTGCTGCGGCCGTTTTCGTGCTCAACCATAAGGACACCTTTGGGCGATACATTCAGAGGGTGAAAGATGTTCTCGGCATAAAAGACTAT GATTCCGGCAGTCGCCAGGAGTGCGCCGTGTGCGGAAACGAACGATGCCCACGGCACAATCGTAACGTGCTGCAGCCCGAACCGTGGAAAGGGTTCTTGATTGAACGTTCGCTCGACGAGGCCATCGATAAGTTGTTTACCCACATACTGGACACCTTCGTGCGCAGCTGGTACAATCGAGTAACACCGGACGAAGAGTTCCTGTACCACCTGAAGGTCAACTTTCGGGACGCCCTGTGCCGGTTGGTACTGCGGGCCAAGGAAATCGATGCGCCCGCCGTCATCATGAACCGACTGCTGCCGACCGTGTTCATTCACTACGAAATCATCGCCAAGATGATGCTCGTCGATCGCGTTCCGATGGACAAGCTGGCGAAAACGTTCGTCATCGATGAGTATCCGATCCACCCGGCGGTACTGAACCGCGGCGCGGAGCTAAACTATCTGCGCGGTGTTGCCAAAGTGCTTATTCCACGGCTGTTCACCGGAGAGAACAGTGGCtgcaaaattttcttcaatctCGTCAAGGAACTGCTCACGTTCTGGGTGCTGCTTCCGATCATGGACGTCATTGCCGATCCGAATCTCATCAACCTGCTCATTATAACGGCCACGGACAAGCGGCACAAGGACGGCTTACAAAACCGCCCCAAAGATCTGCCCGTGAACGATCCGCGCTGTGCGCTCGTTGAAATTCTGCACGACTTTATCGACCGCAGTGCCCGGAACGTGGACTACGGTGTCGAGGCGCAGAGTGACCCACGGGAAAGTTTTTGGAGcgaccaaaacaaactgtACTACTTTATGCAGTTTCTCATCAAGGAAGGGTCCGTCGAGTTGCTCCGCTTCTATCTGGATGTTG ACATTCTGAACAAAGAGCTTGAGGATCCGCACATAACGACGGACCCAACGAAACTGTCCTCGCTCCATCAGCAGTCCGAGAAATTGCTTCGTATGTACCAAACCATGCTACAAGCCAACCCGACCGGTACGGAAGAGGAGCCGACTGTGAATACACTAACCGAAGCCCACGAACGGGTGCGCTTGAAGCTGGAGAGCAAGTGGAGCAAACAGTTTAGCAAAACCGCCGAATACTTTGAGCTAGTTTACGGAACCCGAGAAATGGCGGAACATTCCGACAAGCG CACCGGGCAGGATGGGTCCGCCGTCCCGGGAACTAGGTTCGGCACGAAGTTTAGAGAAGTGATCCGCGGGGCGGTCGATGGTGCGCCCATCGAAGCCACGGAAGCGCCCACCGTGTGGGACGCACTGAACGATGTGCACGCGATGCCGAGCAACAACATCTACAGCTCGGTCACTCAGAAGTTGCGCAAGGAGAAGGGCCAAAGCTTGGACGTGTTTATGACGACTTTTATGCATTCCATCGAGCAAAG CCCCGACATTGGGGAGGACGTCGCAATGGAGAAGACATCGGCGAAGAAGTGGACAAAAGTTCCCGGCCAAAGTGTTGTATTCGGTGATCTGTTCGAACTGAAGAAGGCGTCCAAAAACACGCACACTACCACGCTGCTGTCCCACAGCGTACGCGGCCCGTCGCAGTGCTTCGTCTATATCC TGGTCAAGGTTCTTAATGCTCCgttcatcatcgtccggcTGGCGTTGGCATTTTGCTGCGTGTCACGCAAAACGGTGGACATGCTGATCAATTCGCTCACGGCCAAACTGATCCGTGCCGGGTTGAAGCAAAATCGGCTAGCCTTTCTCATCAATCTGCTGCGCGAGTACGTGTTTCTGCGGAAGCAGCCGGAACCGACGCCTGCGACACTACTGAAGCGGCAGCAGGAGGCTCGCAAACGGCTGGAAGACCTCCGGGGCGGGTTGGGCAACGTGGCCGACGTGCTGCAGTCCCCGGTACTTAACAAACACCTGATGTACTGTTTGTTCGACATTCTGCTGGCCGAGATGTACCCAGAGTTTGAGGATGCCGCTAGCACTAGCAGGGACTAA
- the LOC131216221 gene encoding peptide chain release factor 1-like, mitochondrial, with protein sequence MFTNRLLWLARRIRPVASRRAQAVLCYQHGSSTGASESRSYCATGKVTNPFHASDDRMQGYLDTLRHEYYALKVQEQRTAKDIQRMLQLSSVVEMYEQRRIVVENLRSLKELKDDKDDEMVQLMKEEREAYGGILVRLDRDIMDGLLSMDEEEDYGSLILEVSAGVGGQEAMLFARELFDMYCGYIEYKEWDVETSQTEGTDLGGLRHATTVINGPDAYRCLKYEGGVHRVQRIPATEKSGRVHTSTVTVAIIPRPDDFEVELKEKDLRIETKRASGAGGQHVNTTDSAVRIVHLPTGIAVECQTERSQVKNREIAKQKLTAKLMQQELEARFTSSQALKKSQVGQSLRNEKIRTYNYNQDRITDHRLEGGTVHNLKGFLEGGAQLDDMIEKLHRSRRRAQLMEIINKSPEQ encoded by the coding sequence ATGTTCACTAATCGATTGTTATGGTTGGCCCGGAGGATAAGGCCTGTGGCCTCCAGGAGAGCTCAAGCTGTTCTCTGCTACCAGCACGGAAGTAGCACAGGAGCATCAGAATCCCGTAGCTACTGCGCAACCGGCAAAGTGACAAACCCTTTTCATGCTTCCGACGACAGGATGCAGGGTTATCTGGACACGCTGCGGCACGAGTACTATGCCCTCAAAGTGCAGGAACAACGGACCGCGAAGGATATTCAGCGAATGTTGCAGCTCTCGAGCGTGGTGGAAATGTACGAGCAGCGCCGAATAGTGGTGGAAAACCTGCGGTCACTGAAGGAACTGAAAGACGATAAGGACGACGAAATGGTGCAGCTGATGAAGGAGGAACGAGAAGCGTACGGGGGCATACTGGTGCGGCTGGACCGAGACATAATGGACGGTCTCTTGTCGATGGACGAGGAAGAAGACTACGGGTCGCTGATACTGGAGGTGTCGGCCGGTGTTGGCGGGCAGGAGGCAATGCTGTTTGCACGCGAGCTATTCGATATGTACTGCGGGTACATTGAGTACAAGGAGTGGGACGTGGAAACGAGCCAGACCGAAGGCACGGACCTTGGTGGGCTACGacacgccaccaccgtcatcaacGGGCCGGATGCGTATCGGTGCTTGAAGTATGAAGGTGGCGTGCACCGAGTGCAGCGTATTCCTGCGACAGAGAAATCTGGCCGAGTACACACGAGCACCGTAACGGTGGCCATAATTCCTCGCCCGGACGACTTCGAAGtcgagctgaaggagaaaGATTTGaggatcgaaacgaaacgtgccAGTGGCGCAGGTGGACAGCACGTTAACACCACGGACAGTGCCGTGCGCATCGTGCACCTGCCCACGGGTATCGCGGTCGAGTGCCAAACGGAGCGATCGCAGGTGAAGAACCGTGAAATTGCGAAGCAAAAACTGACCGCCAAGCTGATGCAGCAAGAGCTGGAGGCACGGTTCACGAGCTCGCAGGCACTGAAAAAATCCCAGGTGGGACAAAGCCTGCGCAACGAAAAGATTCGAACGTACAACTACAACCAGGACCgcatcaccgatcaccggctAGAGGGTGGCACGGTGCACAACCTGAAAGGGTTCCTCGAAGGTGGTGCTCAGCTGGACGATATGATTGAAAAGTTGCACCGTTCCCGACGACGCGCACAGCTGATGGAGATCATTAACAAGTCACCGGAGCAATGA